In Cryptococcus neoformans var. grubii H99 mitochondrion, complete genome, a genomic segment contains:
- a CDS encoding apocytochrome b, producing the protein MRVIKSNALLSIANSYICDSPQPINISYAWNFGSLLALCLGTQILTGVILAMHYTPNIDLAFISVEHIMRDVNYGWMIRYIHANTASFFFIFVYLHIARGLYFGSYKSPRILPWSVGVIILVLMMGTAFLGYVLPYGQMSLWGATVITNMLSAIPWIGTDFTQFVFILCLVSFHVFFSSEFLPTQAFISYNVVWGGFSVNNATLNRFFSLHYLLPFILAALALVHMLTLHTHGSSNPEGISSNAEKAPMHPYFIFKDLVTIILFFIALTALVMYAPNMLGHSDNYIPANPMQTPPSIVPEWYLLPFYTILRSIPNKLLGVVGMLGSLLILLAMPLLDVGRTRGNVHRPLTRFAFWVFVGNFFLLMWIGSQHAEEPFVTVGAIATAVYFGWFVVLLPIIGMLENTSLDGSSNRT; encoded by the exons ATGCGAGTAATAAAGAGTAATGCACTACTATCTATTGCTAATAGTTACATTTGTGATTCACCACAACCTATTAACATTAGCTACGCATGGAATTTTGGTTCACTACTAGCACTTTGTCTAGGAACACAAATTCTAACAGGTGTTATTCTAGCAATGCACTATACACCTAATATTGATCTAGCATTTATCAGCGTTGAACATATCATGCGGGATGTTAACTACGGATGGATGATTCGATATATTCACGCTAACACAGCGTCATTCTTCTTCATCTTTGTATACCTACATATCGCACGAGGACTATACTTTGGATCATACAAGTCTCCTCGAATTCTACCATGGTCAGTAGGAGTTATTATTCTAGTCCTGATGATGGGTACAGCCTTCCTAGGTTACGTACTACCTTACGGTCAAATGTCACTTTGGGGTGCAACTGTAATTACTAATATGCTATCTGCTATTCCTTGGATTGGTACGGACTTTACACAATTTGTTTTTATCCTTTGTCTAGTATCATTTCATGTATTTTTCAGTTCAGAATTTCTACCTACT CAGGCTTTTATAAGCTATAATGTTGTATGGGGTGGATTCTCTGTTAATAATGCTACACTTAACCGATTCTTCTCACTTCACTATCTACTACCATTTATTCTAGCAGCTCTAGCTCTAGTACATATGCTAACACTTCACACACACGGTAGCTCAAACCCTGAAGGTATTAGCTCAAATGCTGAAAAGGCACCAATGCATCCATACTTTATCTTTAAGGATCTAGTAACAATTATCCTTTTCTTCATTGCTCTAACAGCTCTAGTAATGTATGCACCTAACATGCTAGGACACAGTGACAACTATATTCCTGCTAACCCTATGCAAACACCACCTTCAATTGTACCGGAATGGTATCTTCTACCGTTCTATACAATTCTACGGTCAATTCCTAACAAGCTACTAGGAGTAGTTGGAATGCTAGGATCGCTACTAATCCTACTTGCTATGCCCCTACTTGACGTAGGACGAACTCGAGGTAATGTGCACCGACCTCTAACACGATTTGCCTTCTGGGTATTCGTAGGTAACTTCTTCCTTCTAATGTGGATTGGTAGCCAACACGCTGAAGAACCATTTGTAACAGTTGGGGCTATTGCAACTGCTGTATACTTTGGTTGGTTTGTAGTCCTACTACCAATTATTGGAATGCTAGAAAACACATCACTTGACGGTTCATCAAATCGAACATAA
- a CDS encoding small ribosomal protein subunit 3, which produces MKDILSNGLAKYYLPSGNTQIMSHNFDSGMNTTQNLHATRHTNTLINQFFEPIDVLASKPIIDVTPTTVTVTVFYYMSDVQSALNANTINALGEVLSNVWGQAVELRLVKLHYPYLNSDILAAFIMKNLDTDRFERVINKIFGITTPVVSGESNLPSHIIGIKIRLAGRLVTEPSRPRMTVQSAQIGSFKNSTRTIIEFGQCSSVNKKGALTVQVWISQRSTTPTHYIKYWLYKY; this is translated from the coding sequence ATGAAGGATATTCTATCAAATGGACTAGCTAAGTATTATCTACCAAGTGGTAATACTCAAATTATGAGCCATAATTTTGATTCAGGTATGAATACAACACAAAATCTTCATGCAACACGACATACTAATACACTTATTAATCAATTTTTCGAACCTATTGATGTACTAGCTTCTAAGCCTATTATTGATGTAACACCTACAACAGTAACAGTAACAGTATTCTATTATATGTCAGATGTACAATCAGCACTTAATGCTAATACTATTAATGCTCTAGGTGAAGTTCTAAGTAATGTTTGGGGACAAGCAGTAGAACTCCGACTAGTAAAGCTACATTATCCTTATCTAAATAGTGATATTCTAGCAGCATTTATTATGAAGAATCTAGATACAGATCGATTTGAACGAGTTATTAATAAGATCTTTGGTATTACAACTCCTGTTGTATCAGGTGAAAGTAATCTACCTTCACATATTATCGGTATTAAGATTCGTCTAGCTGGTCGACTTGTTACTGAACCATCACGACCACGTATGACAGTACAATCAGCTCAAATTGGATCATTTAAGAATAGTACACGAACTATTATTGAATTTGGTCAATGTTCATCTGTTAATAAGAAGGGTGCACTAACAGTACAAGTATGGATCAGCCAACGATCAACAACTCCCACTCATTATATCAAATACTGATTATATAAATACTAG
- a CDS encoding cytochrome c oxidase subunit III, whose translation MSAITAPRHQFQAYPFHMVESSPWPLLMGNALLSMMVSAVLWFNGIEYSSLLLTLGVLSVLFAFILWFRDVTIEGTYLGDHTLIVQKGLTMGVSLFIVTEAFFFISIFWAYFHSSLAPTVELGSQWPPAGIETLNPFAVPLLNTILLLSSGATVTYAHHALIYGNRRATLIGVVLTLVLATVFTLLQGFEYANAGFTIADGVYGTCFYFATGFHGVHVIVGTLFIGVAAYRIYAYHLTSDHHIGFESSILYWHFVWRCMAIPIRSSLYLGIRLNSIIII comes from the coding sequence ATGTCAGCAATTACAGCACCACGACACCAATTCCAGGCATATCCATTTCACATGGTAGAATCATCTCCATGGCCTCTACTAATGGGAAATGCACTACTTTCAATGATGGTTAGCGCAGTACTATGGTTCAACGGAATTGAATATAGTTCTCTACTACTTACACTAGGAGTACTATCAGTACTATTTGCTTTTATTCTATGGTTCCGAGACGTAACAATTGAAGGAACATATCTAGGAGACCATACACTTATTGTACAAAAGGGACTAACAATGGGAGTTTCTCTATTTATTGTAACAGAAGCATTCTTCTTCATTTCAATCTTCTGGGCATACTTCCACTCATCTCTAGCACCAACTGTAGAACTAGGTAGCCAATGGCCACCAGCAGGTATCGAAACACTGAACCCATTTGCAGTACCTCTACTAAATACAATCCTACTACTATCAAGTGGTGCTACAGTAACATATGCACACCACGCTCTAATTTATGGAAACCGACGAGCAACACTAATTGGAGTAGTACTAACACTAGTACTAGCAACAGTATTTACACTACTACAAGGATTCGAATATGCTAACGCAGGATTTACAATTGCAGATGGAGTATACGGTACATGTTTCTACTTCGCTACAGGATTCCACGGGGTTCACGTTATTGTAGGTACTCTATTTATTGGAGTAGCAGCTTACCGAATTTACGCTTACCACCTAACATCAGATCACCATATTGGATTCGAATCATCAATCCTATACTGGCACTTTGTTTGACGTTGTATGGCTATTCCTATACGCAGCAGTTTATATCTGGGGATCAGACTCAATTCTATAATAATCATATAA
- a CDS encoding NADH:ubiquinone oxidoreductase subunit 4: MLTTLIVIPLLGSLALLPMNDTTAAGADRIKKVALVVSLIVFILSVIMWGEFDSSATQYQFVQEFNTLSFCHLNIGIDGISLYFVLLTTFITPLCLLSQWSNVHFNVKYFVISFLVMESFLIAFFVVLDLILFYVFYESVLVPMFLIVGIWGGSASRVRATFLLFLYTLAGSLFMLLAIMVIYYNVGTTDFNVLSLNDFSAGAQKILWLGFFLSFAVKTPLVPFHVWLPRAHAEAPVGGSMLLASVFLKLATYGFLRILVGMMPDATSYFSPLVQTIAIITLIYSSLATLRQSDFKALVAYSSISHMAVVVLGVFSNTIIGIEGAIALSVAHGVVSPALFVLVGSVLYDIYHTRVIRYYRGLAVYMPLFSLIFFITTMCNMGVPLSLNWTGEVMSLAGTFQQSPIIGLLASSSIVLSACYSIFLFNRLAFGSFSKYLTYPKDMSRREFMLLAPMLIVAVVLGIMPNILLTDLHVSVTQLLYCI, translated from the coding sequence ATGCTAACAACACTTATTGTTATTCCACTTCTAGGAAGTCTTGCACTACTACCTATGAATGATACAACAGCAGCTGGAGCTGATCGGATTAAGAAGGTAGCTCTAGTAGTATCACTAATTGTATTTATTCTATCAGTAATTATGTGGGGAGAATTTGATTCAAGTGCAACACAATATCAATTTGTACAAGAATTTAATACTCTATCATTTTGTCATCTTAATATTGGTATTGATGGTATTAGTCTATACTTTGTTCTACTAACAACATTTATTACACCACTATGTCTACTAAGTCAATGGTCAAATGTACATTTCAATGTAAAGTACTTTGTAATTTCATTTCTAGTAATGGAATCATTTCTTATTGCATTCTTTGTAGTACTAGATCTTATTCTATTCTATGTATTTTATGAATCTGTACTAGTTCCTATGTTTCTTATTGTAGGTATTTGGGGTGGTTCAGCATCTCGAGTACGAGCAACATTTCTTCTATTTCTATACACACTAGCAGGATCACTATTTATGCTACTAGCTATTATGGTAATTTATTACAACGTAGGTACAACAGATTTTAATGTACTATCACTTAATGATTTTAGTGCAGGAGCTCAAAAGATTCTATGGCTTGGTTTCTTCCTATCATTTGCTGTTAAGACTCCACTAGTACCTTTCCATGTATGGCTACCTCGAGCACATGCAGAAGCACCAGTAGGAGGATCAATGCTACTAGCATCAGTATTCCTAAAGCTAGCTACATATGGTTTCCTACGAATTCTAGTAGGTATGATGCCAGATGCAACATCATATTTTTCACCACTAGTACAAACAATTGCTATTATTACACTAATTTATTCTTCACTAGCTACTCTACGACAATCAGATTTTAAGGCTCTTGTTGCTTATTCATCTATTTCACACATGGCTGTTGTAGTACTTGGAGTATTCTCTAATACTATTATTGGTATTGAAGGAGCTATTGCTCTATCAGTAGCTCACGGTGTAGTATCACCAGCACTATTTGTACTAGTAGGATCAGTACTATATGACATTTATCATACTCGAGTCATCCGATACTATCGAGGACTAGCTGTATATATGCCTCTATTTAGTCTAATCTTCTTTATTACTACAATGTGTAATATGGGTGTACCTCTATCACTAAATTGGACAGGAGAAGTAATGTCACTAGCAGGAACATTCCAACAATCACCAATTATTGGTCTACTAGCATCATCAAGTATTGTACTATCAGCATGTTACAGTATTTTCCTGTTTAATCGACTAGCATTTGGTTCATTCTCAAAGTATCTAACATACCCTAAGGATATGTCACGACGAGAATTTATGCTTCTAGCTCCTATGCTTATTGTAGCTGTAGTACTAGGTATTATGCCAAATATTCTACTAACAGATCTACATGTATCAGTAACACAACTACTATATTGTATTTAA
- a CDS encoding NADH:ubiquinone oxidoreductase subunit 5, with the protein MYLAILALPMFGSAVAGLRGRTIGVTGAHIITTGCLMTSAALSIVAFYEVGLSGSPVSIVIGSWIDSEFMLVQWGFLFDSLTVSMLLPVLIVSSLVHLYSISYMAGDPHNQRFFSYLSMFTFFMLVLVAGDNYFIMFVGWEGIGISSYLLINFWYTRMQANKAGMKALTVNRVGDMFLSVGFFAIFWVFGNVDYASVFSVAPYINETAITIIGLLLLVGAMAKSANIPLHTWLPDAMEGPTPVSALIHAATLVTAGVYLMLRSSPIIEYGPTVLVVITWVGALTAFFAATTGLLQNDLKRVIAYSTCSQMGYLFMAVGLSQYNVALFHLVNHAFFKALLFLAAGAVIHGMADQQDLRRLGGLVNFLPFTYTAILIGSLSLMALPFMTGFYSKDLILEVALGQYEVSGTIAYWLGTISAVFTAFYSFRLVSLTFFTTPNAPKGDYLHAHEAPMIIVIPLVILSIMSIVFGYIAKDMFVGVGTDFLSTALFQHPDHITLIEAEFGLPLLMKLLPAIGSLFGAGLALYLYHVVPSITISLTNGPIGYGVYSFLNAKWYWDALYNGLIIESGLRIGLVISKVIDRGIIELTGPYGLSTVLTGAGRSVATYDTGVITSYALYIMLGLVSLIFLVFAPTNMVFNEYGLSLILVYLSALVLLPSSTRTS; encoded by the coding sequence ATGTATCTAGCTATTCTTGCACTTCCTATGTTTGGATCAGCTGTTGCTGGTCTACGAGGACGAACTATTGGTGTTACAGGAGCTCACATCATTACAACAGGATGTCTAATGACATCAGCAGCTCTATCTATTGTAGCTTTCTATGAAGTTGGTCTATCAGGATCACCAGTATCTATTGTTATTGGATCATGGATTGATTCAGAATTTATGCTTGTACAATGGGGATTCCTATTTGATAGTCTTACTGTTTCAATGCTACTACCTGTACTTATTGTATCATCACTAGTACACCTTTACTCAATTTCTTACATGGCAGGAGATCCACATAACCAACGATTCTTTTCATATCTATCTATGTTTACTTTCTTTATGCTTGTTCTTGTAGCAGGAGATAACTACTTTATTATGTTTGTAGGTTGGGAAGGAATCGGGATCTCATCATATCTACTAATTAACTTCTGGTATACTCGAATGCAAGCAAATAAGGCAGGTATGAAGGCTCTAACAGTTAACCGAGTAGGTGATATGTTCCTATCAGTAGGATTCTTTGCAATTTTCTGGGTATTTGGTAATGTAGATTATGCTTCAGTATTTTCAGTAGCTCCTTACATTAACGAAACAGCTATTACTATTATTGGACTACTACTACTAGTTGGTGCTATGGCTAAGTCTGCTAATATTCCTCTACATACATGGCTACCGGATGCTATGGAAGGTCCTACTCCAGTATCAGCTCTAATTCACGCTGCTACTCTTGTAACAGCAGGAGTATATCTAATGCTACGATCATCACCAATTATTGAATATGGTCCTACAGTACTTGTAGTAATTACATGGGTAGGGGCTCTAACAGCATTCTTTGCAGCAACAACAGGTCTACTACAAAATGATCTAAAGCGAGTAATTGCATATAGTACATGTTCACAAATGGGATATCTATTTATGGCAGTAGGACTATCACAATATAATGTAGCACTATTTCATCTAGTAAATCACGCTTTCTTTAAGGCTCTACTATTCCTAGCTGCAGGTGCTGTAATTCATGGTATGGCAGATCAACAAGATCTACGACGACTAGGAGGTCTAGTAAATTTCCTACCATTTACATATACAGCAATTCTAATTGGATCACTATCACTAATGGCACTACCATTTATGACAGGATTCTATAGTAAGGATCTAATTCTAGAAGTAGCACTAGGACAATATGAAGTATCAGGAACAATTGCTTATTGGCTTGGTACAATTTCAGCTGTCTTTACTGCTTTCTATTCATTCCGACTAGTATCTCTAACATTCTTTACAACGCCTAATGCACCTAAGGGTGATTATCTACATGCACATGAAGCTCCAATGATTATTGTAATTCCTCTAGTAATTCTATCTATTATGTCTATTGTATTTGGTTACATTGCTAAGGATATGTTTGTTGGAGTTGGTACTGATTTCCTATCAACAGCTCTATTCCAACATCCAGATCATATTACACTAATTGAAGCTGAATTTGGTCTACCTCTACTAATGAAGCTACTACCAGCTATTGGAAGTCTATTTGGTGCAGGTCTAGCACTATATCTATATCATGTAGTACCAAGTATTACAATTAGTCTAACAAATGGACCTATTGGATATGGTGTTTATTCATTCCTAAATGCAAAGTGGTATTGGGATGCTCTATATAATGGTCTAATTATTGAATCAGGTCTACGGATTGGTCTAGTAATCTCTAAGGTTATTGACCGAGGTATTATTGAACTAACTGGACCATATGGTCTAAGTACAGTACTAACAGGAGCAGGACGATCAGTAGCAACATACGATACAGGAGTAATCACATCTTATGCTCTATATATTATGCTAGGGCTAGTATCACTAATCTTCCTAGTATTTGCACCAACTAATATGGTATTTAATGAATACGGTCTATCACTAATTCTAGTATATCTATCAGCACTAGTACTACTACCATCATCAACACGAACATCATAA
- a CDS encoding NADH dehydrogenase subunit 6, with translation MNTFLLDLLAFGAVLSGVLVITSVNPVISVLFLISVFVNAAGYLVLLGVGFVGISYLIVYVGAIAILFLFVVMMLNISITEIVSVGREYTKNLPLGFVVGTVFFFEILSVIPAATTNAGELPLGLFTYLNGLLLGVNTSITNSDVNMAFANTGADNAFSSHLQIEAIGHGLYTYGSVWLLLASFILLLAMVGPIALCLRPRT, from the coding sequence ATGAATACATTTCTACTTGATCTTCTTGCATTTGGTGCTGTACTATCAGGAGTTCTTGTTATTACATCAGTTAATCCAGTTATTTCAGTGCTATTTCTAATCTCTGTGTTTGTTAACGCTGCTGGATATCTTGTACTTCTAGGTGTTGGATTTGTAGGTATCTCATATCTAATTGTTTATGTAGGTGCTATTGCTATTCTATTCCTATTTGTAGTTATGATGCTAAATATTTCTATTACTGAAATTGTTTCAGTTGGACGTGAATATACTAAGAATCTCCCTCTTGGTTTTGTTGTAGGTACAGTATTCTTCTTTGAAATTCTATCTGTTATTCCAGCTGCTACAACTAATGCTGGTGAACTACCTCTAGGACTATTTACATATCTAAATGGACTACTACTAGGAGTTAATACATCTATTACAAATTCTGATGTTAATATGGCTTTTGCTAATACTGGTGCTGATAATGCTTTCTCATCTCATCTTCAAATCGAAGCTATTGGTCATGGACTTTATACATATGGTTCAGTATGGCTTCTACTAGCTAGTTTTATTCTACTTCTAGCTATGGTAGGACCTATTGCACTATGTCTACGACCACGAACATAA
- a CDS encoding ATP synthase subunit 6, giving the protein MSNTMYYFNYIALKNNYFIYSVIMTHFITSPLEQFEVVPFLSVSAPIIGDFNLSLTNLGLYAIITVFLVLGLHIMGNNSYSLVPSAWSISLESAYASIHGMVRDQIGSANEIYMPFIYSLFFFILIANLNGNVPYAFTITTSVMVAIGLSVFIFIGVTILGLYTHGLHFFAFFIPSGTPLGLVPLLVLIELISYFARSVSLGIRLFANMTAGHTLLKILSTFLTQLFTSSILVAVVTLIPFAIFVGLVGLEIAVSLIQAFVFCILTCSYIKDAIELH; this is encoded by the coding sequence ATGTCGAATACTATGTACTATTTTAACTACATAGCTTTAAAGAACAACTACTTTATATATTCAGTCATCATGACACACTTTATTACATCTCCACTAGAACAATTCGAAGTGGTACCTTTCCTTAGTGTTTCAGCACCTATTATTGGTGACTTTAACCTTTCACTAACAAATCTAGGTCTATACGCTATTATTACTGTATTCCTAGTACTAGGTCTACATATTATGGGTAACAATTCATATTCTCTTGTACCTAGCGCATGGAGTATTTCACTAGAAAGTGCTTACGCATCAATCCACGGTATGGTACGAGACCAAATTGGTTCAGCAAACGAAATTTACATGCCATTTATTTACAGCCTGTTCTTCTTCATTCTAATTGCTAACCTAAACGGTAATGTACCTTATGCATTTACAATTACAACATCAGTTATGGTTGCTATTGGTCTATCTGTATTCATCTTCATTGGTGTAACTATTCTTGGACTATATACACACGGTCTGCATTTCTTTGCTTTCTTTATTCCATCAGGTACACCTCTAGGACTAGTACCTCTACTAGTACTGATTGAACTAATTTCATATTTTGCTCGGTCAGTATCACTAGGTATCCGGCTATTCGCAAATATGACAGCTGGACACACACTACTAAAGATTCTATCAACATTCCTAACACAACTATTTACATCAAGTATTCTAGTTGCTGTTGTAACACTAATTCCATTTGCAATCTTTGTAGGTCTAGTTGGTCTAGAAATTGCTGTATCTCTAATCCAAGCATTTGTCTTTTGTATTCTTACATGTAGCTATATCAAGGATGCCATTGAACTACACTAA